The DNA segment GGCCAGGTGGTCATCGTGGCGCGTCCGCGGGCGGAAACGGGGCAGTGTCCGGCGTGCGGGCGTGACTCGTCCAGGGTGCACAGTCGTTATGAGCGCCGGCTCGCCGACGCTGCGGTGGCTGGGCAGCAGGTGCTGATCAGGCTGAAGGTGCGCCGGTTCTTCTGCGGCAACGCCGGCTGTCCCAAGCGGACGTTCGCCGAGCAGGTCACTGATGTGGCCGAACGATACGCCCGTAGAACCCCGAAGTTGACGAAGATGCTGGAATCGATCGGGCTCGCGCTGGCTGGCCGTGCTGGATCTCGTCTGGCTGCCCGGTTGGGGCTTCCGGCTGCCCGTCACAGCCTTCTGCGCCTGGTCCGAGGTCTGGCCGATCCCGAGATTGGCGCAGTGCCGCCGGCGACGGTGATCGCGGAGCGGATCGGCTGGTCTCGGTCGATCCGGGTGCTGTCGGCGCGGGTGGCGGAGTTGCGGCCGGCGTATCTGCCGCCGGACCCGGCGTCGCGTGCTGGCTATGTCGCGGGTGATATCGCGCAGTGCGATTTCTGGTTCCCGCCGATCAAGGTGCCGGTCGGGTTCGGGCAGATCCGCGGACCGAAGCAGTTGCCGGTGTTGACCATGGTCTGCGGATACTCCCGAACGTTGGCAGGGCTGCTGATTCCCAGCCGCACGGCTGAGGATCTGTTCGCCGGCTGGTGGCAGCTGCTCCAGGCGCTGGGTGCCGTACCACGCACCCTGGTCTGGGACGGCGAGGGCGCGATCGGCCGCTGGCGCGGCGGACAGGTCGAATTAACCAAAGAATGCCAGGCATTCCGCGGAACACTGGGCACGAAGGTGATCGTCTGCCGCCCGGCTGACCCGGAGGCGAAGGGAATTATCGAACGAGCGCACCAATATCTGGAAACCTCGTTCCTGCCAGGACGCCAGTTCACCTCACCAGCGGACTTCAACACCCAGCTCCGTGATTGGTTGGCCGTGGCGAACACTCGGACCCGTCGAGCGCTGGGATGCGCGCCCAGTGACCGTATCGCCGCCGACAAAGCGGCGATGCTGAGCCTGCCGCCGGTGCCGCCGGCGACCGGGTGGCGATCCTCGCTGCGGCTGCCGCGGGATTACTACATTCGCTTGGATTCCAACGATTATTCGGTGTCCCCGGTCGTGATCGGCCGCCGCATCGAGGTCGTAGCGGACCTGGAACGGGTCCGGGTGTTCTACGACGGCAAGCTCGCCGCCGACCACGAACGGATCTGGGCCTGCCACCAGACCCTCTCCGACCCCAACCACGTGACAGCGGCCAACATGCTCCGCCAAGCCCGCACGGCGCGTACTCGCCGGCTCCGAGCGGTCAACGAGCCAGAGGTGGAAGTACGGTGCCTGGCCGACTACGACACCGCCCTGGGCGTCGAAAGCGACCACAACAGCGGTCACAACAGCGGTCACAACAGAACGACTGATGGCGCGATCGGCGGCGCGAACGGTGGTGTGGCGTGATGGCTGCTCGAATGCCAACAAGAACATCATCAGGAACGCCAACAAAAACAGCGGCGAAGACGGCTGCGGCAGGCCGGGACATGACCGCGGAGATCGCGTTTTTGACGCGTGCGTTGAAAGCACCCACGCTACGCGAGTCCGCCTCTCGGCTGGCTGACCGCGCGCGAGCCGAATCCTGGACGCATGAGGAGTTTCTGGTCGCCTGCCTGCAACGCGAAGTGTCCGCGCGAGAGTCCCATGGCGGCGAAGGTCGAATCCGCGCGGCCCGACTGCCGGCCCGCAAATCGTTGGAGGAGTTCGACTTCGACCACGCTCGTGGTCTCAAACGGGACGTGATCGCCCACCTCGGTACACTTGATTTCGTCACAGCAAAGGAAAATGCTGTTTTTCTCGGACCACCTGGGACCGGTAAAACGCACCTGGCGATCGGGTTGGCGATACGGGCCTGCCAGGCCGGACACCGGGTTCTGTTCGCCACCGCCGCCGAGTGGGTCGCCCGGCTCGCCGACGCCCACCACGCCGGGCGGCTACAGGTCGAACTGACCCGGCTGGCCCGGTACCCGCTGCTGGTCATCGACGAGGTTGGCTACATCCCGTTCGAACCCGAAGCGGCGAACCTGTTCTTCCAGCTGGTCTCGTCCCGATACGAGCGCGCGAGCCTGATCGTCACCAGCAACAAGGTCTTCGGCCGCTGGGGCGAGGTCTTCGGCGACGACGTGGTCGCCGCCGCCATGATCGACCGCCTCGTCCACCACGCCGAAGTCATCGCCCTGAAAGGAGACAGCTATCGACTCAAAGACCGCGACCTCGGCCGCGTCCCCGCGGCCACCACCAGCGAAGACTAACCACCAAACCGTACACACAGAGGGTCAAAATTCAGATGCCGAAAGTGGGTCAAAATTCGCGCGCCGTTGACACGTTTCGCGAACTGACCCAGTTCCAGCAGTGAGCGTTCTCGTTCTCCTGCCGCGCGATCGAGACGAGCTCCTCGTTCTCGCTTGGCGCATTCTCGTCGCCCCGCTCTGGCGCCATTCGTGCTGACCAGAGTGGGACTGAGCGAGAAGCGGACCGAGAGAGCCGGCGAGATAAGTCTCTCGACGAGCGTTTTTGAACAAACACGAGCGCAACCTCCGTGAGCCCAAGTCGTACGCGTTTGCTTACGTCGACCAAGGGCCGCCGCAGGCCCGAGAAAGTCACACTCCTGCTCAAAACTTGCCGAGAAGTGTCGGTAGCACCGTCCGCGGGCTGTAGAAAACGTTCTCGTCGTGTACGCCACCTCTGGGCGACGAGACGGTATCGAACCGACATTCGAACCATACTTTGGCTGCGCGTCGACGCCCGGCCGTCTACCTCGCTCGCGAGACGAGGAGGCGCCGCAACCTTGAGCACCAAGGAGTCGATACGGCGGTGTTCGCGAAGTCCCCCCGCAGCGTCGCCTACACCGCCCACCACCACCTACCCGCCGGCGGCGGCGCCCGCATCGTCGGCCGACGCGTCCCGGGCGTCAACGGCATCAGCTGGGCCGTCCGCTACGACAGCGACACCGACCCGAACGACCCCGCAACCGGACGAAGGTCGAACTGTTCACCGCCGCCCGCCAATCCCTCGGCAGACGCGGCCGTACAGGGTCCGTACGTCCGCCTCAGCTTGGGCCGCTGGGCTGCCGCGGTACGCCGTTGATGCCGAACCGCTCCGCGAGCATCTCACCCGCCGAAGTGTGCGACAGGCGCTCGTCGCCGATGAGCGCCTCGGCCGTAGCCATCACCTCTCGCTTGTCGGAGGCGCGCAGGCTGGTTTGGGAGATCGCGTGTGGCATGGAACCGGATGGGTCTGCCAGCTGACATACCCGGTGACATTGACGGCTTACGGAGACTGCGCTGGGTCAGGCGTTTCCGTCTGACAGTTGACGGGAAGAGGATGAGCGATTCCGACGCCGATCTGGGCCTCGACGAGATCTTCCGCGCCACGTATCGGCGGCTGGTGGTGAGCGTGTACGCGCTGACCGGCAGCATGGCCGAAGCGCAGGATGTGGTCTCCGAGGCGTTCGTTCAGGCGGTTTCCCGACCGGAGAAGGTCCTGGCGGCGCAGAGCCCGGAAGCGTGGCTACGTACGGTGTGCCGCCGTATCGCGGTCAGCCGGTGGCGGCGTGCGCGGCTGCACTCTCGGCTGCTGCGGCGGGTGGCCGTCGACCGTGACCCGGTGGTCGAGGACATTTCGCCGGATCGGGTGGCGGTGATGACGGCTATCCGCCAGCTGCCCGCCGCGCAGGCGGAGGTGTTGGCGTTGTTCTACATCGCCGATCTGCGGGTCGGCGAGATCGCGGCCACGCTCGGTGTATCCGACGGCACGGTCAAATCCCGCTTGTCCAGAGGTCGTACGGCGCTCGGTCCGCTGCTGGCGGATGAGGCGGTTGCGGCGACGGTCGTTGATACGAAGGCAGGTGCATAGCGATGGTTAGTCCCGCTG comes from the Fodinicola acaciae genome and includes:
- the istB gene encoding IS21-like element helper ATPase IstB, giving the protein MPTRTSSGTPTKTAAKTAAAGRDMTAEIAFLTRALKAPTLRESASRLADRARAESWTHEEFLVACLQREVSARESHGGEGRIRAARLPARKSLEEFDFDHARGLKRDVIAHLGTLDFVTAKENAVFLGPPGTGKTHLAIGLAIRACQAGHRVLFATAAEWVARLADAHHAGRLQVELTRLARYPLLVIDEVGYIPFEPEAANLFFQLVSSRYERASLIVTSNKVFGRWGEVFGDDVVAAAMIDRLVHHAEVIALKGDSYRLKDRDLGRVPAATTSED
- a CDS encoding RNA polymerase sigma factor, whose product is MSDSDADLGLDEIFRATYRRLVVSVYALTGSMAEAQDVVSEAFVQAVSRPEKVLAAQSPEAWLRTVCRRIAVSRWRRARLHSRLLRRVAVDRDPVVEDISPDRVAVMTAIRQLPAAQAEVLALFYIADLRVGEIAATLGVSDGTVKSRLSRGRTALGPLLADEAVAATVVDTKAGA